One segment of Monomorium pharaonis isolate MP-MQ-018 chromosome 6, ASM1337386v2, whole genome shotgun sequence DNA contains the following:
- the LOC105838060 gene encoding uncharacterized protein LOC105838060: MFVAIFIFALMTVHVTAEIPSYIHVCGRKDPNINQCIMDNVKNLKNKICDGMPELNIGSNNPLLLDKVVIFDTPENKIYFEDIEVTGLCDYIINSLDFDIDKLHFDVDLSFKQIQINGTYDINLRILVTPIAQKAKVYFTTDNVGAKVNADLKIVTKNDKRYVYISKMKVNLDIKGYNMEFEQSQTSELDQINQIVSNFLGNNQKEVLRTVKPFLEETITKIVIEFSNRIVTHFTYEELFPNRT, encoded by the exons atgtttgtcgcaatctttatttttgcgCTTATGACAGTACATGTTACCGCAGAAATAC CCTCTTACATTCATGTATGCGGACGCAAAGATCCTAATATTAACCAATGCATCATGGACAAcgtcaaaaatttaaagaataaaatctgTGATGGGATGCCGGAACTAAATATTGGATCAAACAATCCACTTCTTCTTGACAAAGTAGTAATTTTTGATACAcccgaaaataaaatatattttgaagatattGAAGTAACGGGGCTATGTGATTACATCATAAACTCCCTTGATTTTGATATCGATAAGCTCCATTTCGATGttgatttatcatttaaacaaattcaaataaatggcACATATGATATCAATTTACGTATATTGGTTACGCCCATCGCTCAGAAGGcgaaagtttattttactacag ATAATGTAGGAGCAAAAGTAAACGCAGATTTGAAGATAGTAACCAAAAATGACAAAAGATACGTATACATATCAAAGATGAAAGTAAATCTTGACATCAAAGGATATAACATGGAGTTTGAACAAAGTCAGACCTCAGAATTAGAccaaataaatcaaattgttAGCAACTTTTTAGGTAATAATCAAAAGGAGGTTCTTAGAACAGTTAAGCCGTTTTTGGAAGAGACAATCACCAAAATAGTCATCGAATTTTCCAATCGCATAGTTACACACTTTACTTATGAGGAGCTCTTCCCTAATCGCACATAA